One Halobacterium zhouii genomic region harbors:
- the ilvD gene encoding dihydroxy-acid dehydratase — protein sequence MTQEKDHDLPSADVTEGPERAPHRAMFRAMGYDDADLSSPMVGVANPAADITPCNVHLDDVAESAIGGIEDGDGMPIEFGTITISDAISMGTEGMRASLISREVIADSVELVAFGERMDALVTVAGCDKNLPGMMLAAIRTDLPSVFVYGGSIMPGEHDGREITVQNVFEGVGAVASGDMTEAELEEMERNACPGAGSCGGMFTANTMAAISETLGLAPLGSASPPAESEQRYRVAERAGQLATECVREDRRPSDILDRNSFENAIAVQVALGGSTNAVLHLLALAAEAGIDLDIEDFNTISDRTPKIANLQPGGSRVMNDLHEVGGVPVVLARLLDAGLIHGDALTVTGRTIAAELDHLGVDGTIEDGVDFLRPVDDPFHETGAITVLTGNLAPDGAVLKVTGEDETQHTGPARVFESEEAAMAYVQEGHIESGDVIAIKNEGPRGGPGMREMLGVTAAVVGQGHEDDVALLTDGRFSGATRGPMVGHVAPEAANGGPIALLEDGDEVTVDVPRRELSVDVPDDELTARREDWNEPDPRYDGGVLRKYGDQFGSAAHGATTNPAAKRND from the coding sequence ATGACACAGGAGAAAGACCACGACCTGCCCAGCGCCGACGTCACGGAAGGACCCGAACGCGCCCCACACCGCGCAATGTTCCGCGCGATGGGGTACGACGACGCCGACCTCTCCTCGCCGATGGTCGGCGTCGCGAACCCCGCCGCAGACATCACGCCTTGCAACGTCCACCTCGACGACGTCGCCGAATCCGCCATCGGTGGCATCGAAGACGGTGACGGAATGCCCATCGAGTTCGGCACCATCACCATCTCCGACGCCATCTCGATGGGGACCGAAGGAATGCGAGCCTCGCTGATCTCCCGCGAAGTCATCGCCGACTCCGTGGAGCTCGTCGCGTTCGGCGAACGCATGGACGCGCTGGTGACGGTCGCGGGCTGTGACAAGAACCTCCCTGGGATGATGCTGGCCGCCATCCGCACCGACCTCCCGTCCGTGTTCGTCTACGGTGGCTCCATCATGCCCGGTGAACACGACGGCCGCGAAATCACCGTCCAGAACGTCTTCGAGGGCGTCGGCGCCGTCGCATCTGGCGACATGACCGAAGCCGAACTCGAAGAGATGGAACGGAACGCCTGCCCGGGCGCAGGCTCCTGTGGCGGGATGTTCACCGCGAATACCATGGCCGCCATCTCGGAAACCCTCGGACTCGCACCGCTCGGGTCAGCGAGCCCGCCAGCCGAATCCGAACAGCGCTACCGCGTCGCCGAACGCGCCGGCCAACTCGCCACCGAGTGCGTGCGCGAAGACCGCCGTCCCTCGGACATCCTCGACCGAAACAGCTTCGAGAACGCCATCGCCGTACAAGTCGCGCTCGGCGGTTCCACGAACGCCGTCCTCCACCTGCTCGCGCTCGCCGCCGAAGCAGGCATCGACCTCGACATCGAGGACTTCAACACCATCAGCGACCGCACGCCGAAGATCGCGAACCTCCAACCCGGCGGTTCACGCGTCATGAACGACCTCCACGAGGTCGGTGGCGTTCCGGTCGTCCTCGCCCGCCTCCTGGACGCCGGCCTGATTCACGGCGACGCGCTCACGGTCACCGGCCGCACCATCGCAGCCGAACTCGACCACCTCGGCGTCGACGGCACCATCGAGGACGGCGTCGACTTCCTCCGGCCGGTCGACGACCCGTTCCACGAGACCGGCGCTATCACCGTCCTCACCGGGAACCTCGCGCCGGACGGCGCCGTCCTCAAAGTCACCGGCGAGGACGAAACCCAACACACCGGCCCAGCGCGCGTCTTCGAATCCGAAGAAGCCGCCATGGCGTACGTCCAGGAAGGGCACATCGAATCCGGCGACGTCATCGCCATCAAAAACGAGGGTCCCCGGGGCGGCCCCGGAATGCGTGAGATGCTCGGTGTCACCGCCGCCGTCGTCGGCCAAGGCCACGAGGACGACGTCGCACTCCTCACGGACGGCCGATTCTCGGGCGCTACCCGCGGCCCGATGGTCGGACACGTCGCACCCGAAGCAGCCAACGGCGGCCCCATCGCGCTACTCGAGGACGGCGACGAAGTCACCGTCGACGTCCCCCGCCGCGAACTCTCCGTCGACGTCCCGGACGACGAACTCACCGCGCGCCGCGAAGACTGGAACGAACCCGACCCGCGCTACGACGGCGGCGTCCTCCGGAAGTACGGCGACCAATTCGGCTCCGCCGCCCACGGCGCCACCACCAACCCCGCCGCGAAACGCAACGACTGA
- a CDS encoding isocitrate/isopropylmalate dehydrogenase family protein encodes MSEEVAVVPGDGIGSEVTPVAVDVLDAVRDFEFVHVDAGDAVAEERGTPLPDETRDAVETADATLFGAAGETAADVILPLRAAVDSFVNVRPARTYPGVDAVQPATDLVFLRENTEGVYAGHEAEISDGVTTCTRVVTEAASRRLAEYACEYAPDGFTVAHKANVMRVTDGLFRETVEDVAADRGVETDAALMDALAMHLVEHPEQYDVVVTPNLAGDVLSDLAAGLVGGLGLLPSANIGPERGVFEPVHGTAPDIAGDGTANPTAAVLSAAMLLDFLGHTDAGDRVRGAVEDVLEHGPTTPDLGGDATTREIGDAILEAI; translated from the coding sequence ATGTCTGAGGAGGTCGCCGTCGTCCCCGGGGACGGCATCGGGAGTGAGGTGACGCCGGTCGCCGTCGACGTACTGGACGCCGTCCGCGACTTCGAGTTCGTGCACGTCGACGCCGGCGACGCCGTCGCCGAGGAACGCGGAACGCCGCTGCCGGACGAGACCCGGGACGCGGTCGAGACAGCCGACGCGACACTGTTCGGCGCAGCGGGCGAAACGGCGGCGGACGTCATCCTCCCGCTGCGGGCGGCCGTCGACTCGTTCGTGAACGTCCGCCCCGCGCGAACGTACCCGGGCGTCGACGCCGTCCAACCAGCGACCGACCTAGTCTTCCTTCGGGAGAACACCGAGGGCGTCTACGCCGGCCACGAGGCCGAGATCTCGGACGGCGTCACGACCTGCACGCGCGTCGTCACCGAAGCCGCCAGCCGGCGACTCGCCGAGTACGCCTGCGAGTACGCACCCGACGGCTTCACCGTCGCGCACAAAGCCAACGTGATGCGCGTGACTGACGGCCTCTTCCGGGAGACCGTCGAAGACGTCGCCGCAGACCGCGGCGTCGAGACGGACGCGGCGCTGATGGACGCGCTCGCGATGCACCTCGTCGAACACCCAGAACAGTACGACGTGGTCGTCACCCCGAACCTCGCGGGCGACGTGCTCTCCGACCTCGCAGCGGGACTCGTCGGCGGCCTCGGCCTGCTGCCGTCGGCGAACATCGGCCCCGAACGTGGCGTCTTCGAACCCGTCCACGGCACCGCCCCGGACATCGCCGGCGACGGCACCGCGAACCCGACGGCGGCCGTGCTGTCGGCCGCGATGTTGCTGGACTTCCTCGGACACACCGACGCCGGCGACCGCGTCCGCGGTGCAGTCGAGGACGTCCTGGAACACGGGCCGACGACGCCCGACCTCGGCGGCGACGCGACGACACGAGAAATCGGCGACGCGATTCTCGAGGCGATCTGA
- the leuD gene encoding 3-isopropylmalate dehydratase small subunit has protein sequence MNADTSGDGVPADTVEEVAGTGVPVRGNDVDTDQIIPARFLKVVTFDGLGQFAFFDERFDADDEPLEHPFNEKRFQSASVLVVNANFGCGSSREHAPQALMRWGIDAIVGESFAEIFAGNCLALGIPTVTASREDVEALQDAIDDTPDADVHVDIVDEEVRCGDTVVDADVDDAQQRALVDGVWDTTALMRANADTVTETAARLPYTDV, from the coding sequence ATGAACGCGGACACGTCCGGCGACGGCGTGCCCGCGGACACCGTCGAGGAAGTCGCGGGCACGGGCGTACCCGTGCGCGGGAACGACGTCGACACCGACCAGATCATTCCCGCGCGCTTCCTGAAGGTCGTCACCTTCGACGGCCTGGGGCAGTTCGCGTTCTTCGACGAACGGTTCGACGCCGACGACGAACCGCTGGAACACCCATTCAACGAGAAACGGTTCCAGAGCGCGAGCGTCCTCGTCGTAAACGCGAATTTCGGCTGCGGCTCCAGCCGCGAACACGCCCCACAGGCGCTGATGCGGTGGGGAATCGACGCCATCGTCGGTGAATCGTTCGCCGAGATATTCGCGGGGAACTGCCTCGCGCTCGGTATTCCGACCGTCACGGCGTCCCGCGAGGACGTCGAAGCGCTGCAGGACGCCATCGACGACACCCCCGACGCCGACGTCCACGTGGACATCGTCGACGAGGAGGTCAGGTGCGGCGACACGGTCGTCGACGCCGACGTCGACGACGCCCAGCAACGCGCGCTCGTGGACGGCGTCTGGGACACGACCGCACTGATGCGGGCGAACGCCGACACGGTGACAGAGACCGCGGCGCGCCTCCCCTACACCGATGTCTGA
- the leuC gene encoding 3-isopropylmalate dehydratase large subunit, producing the protein MSDGTLYDKVWDEHAVTELPTGQTQLFVGLHLIHEVTSPQAFGMLEERGIDVAYPERTHATVDHIVPTADQSRPYSDEAAEEMMSRLEQNVRDADIDFDDPTTGRQGIVHVVGPEQGLTQPGTTIVCGDSHTATHGAFGALAFGVGTSQIRDVLATGCVAMEKQRVRRIEVTGELGDGVTPKDVILAVIRKLGTDGGVGYVYEYGGEAVEAMDMAGRMSVCNMSIEGGARAGYVNPDDTTYDYLAGRDEVPEGDEFDELKQYWDSIKSDPDAEYDDVVTVDGDSLEPTVTWGTTPGQSVGITEAVPAPEDLPADERATARDAQRHMAVEPGDTMAGYQVDVAFLGSCTNARLPDLREAADVVRGREVHDDVRAMVVPGSQRVKAAAEAAGLDDVFTDAGFDWRNAGCSMCLGMNEDQLVGDERCASSSNRNFVGRQGSKDGRTVLMSPQMVAAAAITGEVTDVRELEHVEEVRA; encoded by the coding sequence ATGAGTGACGGCACGCTGTACGACAAGGTCTGGGACGAGCACGCGGTGACGGAGCTGCCGACCGGGCAGACACAGCTGTTCGTGGGCCTGCACCTGATCCACGAGGTCACGAGCCCGCAGGCGTTCGGGATGCTCGAAGAGCGCGGCATCGACGTCGCGTACCCCGAGCGCACGCACGCCACCGTCGACCACATCGTGCCGACCGCCGACCAGTCGCGGCCGTACAGTGACGAGGCCGCCGAGGAGATGATGTCCCGACTAGAGCAGAACGTGCGCGACGCGGACATCGACTTCGACGACCCGACGACCGGCCGACAGGGCATCGTCCACGTCGTCGGCCCCGAGCAAGGACTCACGCAACCCGGCACGACCATCGTCTGCGGGGACTCCCACACCGCGACGCACGGTGCGTTCGGCGCGCTCGCGTTCGGCGTCGGCACCTCCCAGATTCGGGACGTGCTCGCCACGGGGTGTGTCGCGATGGAGAAACAACGCGTCCGACGCATCGAGGTCACGGGCGAACTGGGAGACGGCGTCACGCCGAAAGACGTCATCCTGGCTGTCATCCGGAAACTGGGCACCGACGGCGGCGTCGGGTACGTCTACGAGTACGGCGGCGAGGCCGTCGAGGCGATGGACATGGCCGGCCGGATGAGCGTCTGCAACATGAGCATCGAGGGCGGCGCTCGCGCGGGCTACGTCAACCCCGACGACACCACCTACGACTACCTGGCGGGTCGCGACGAAGTCCCCGAGGGCGACGAGTTCGATGAGCTGAAACAGTACTGGGACTCCATCAAGAGCGACCCGGACGCCGAGTACGACGACGTCGTCACCGTCGACGGCGACAGCCTCGAACCCACGGTCACCTGGGGAACGACGCCCGGACAGAGCGTCGGCATCACCGAAGCCGTCCCCGCTCCCGAGGATCTGCCCGCGGACGAACGAGCCACCGCGCGGGACGCGCAACGACACATGGCGGTCGAACCCGGCGACACCATGGCCGGCTACCAGGTCGACGTCGCATTCCTGGGTAGCTGTACGAACGCCCGCCTCCCCGACCTCCGGGAAGCAGCAGACGTTGTCAGGGGCCGCGAAGTCCACGACGACGTCCGCGCGATGGTCGTCCCTGGGAGCCAGCGAGTGAAGGCCGCCGCCGAAGCGGCGGGCCTCGATGACGTGTTCACGGACGCCGGCTTCGACTGGCGGAACGCCGGCTGCTCGATGTGCCTCGGAATGAACGAAGACCAACTCGTCGGCGACGAGCGGTGTGCGTCCTCCTCGAATCGGAACTTCGTCGGCCGTCAGGGCTCGAAGGACGGCCGCACGGTGCTGATGAGTCCGCAGATGGTCGCCGCCGCGGCGATCACCGGCGAGGTGACGGACGTCCGCGAACTCGAACACGTCGAGGAGGTGCGCGCATGA
- the ilvC gene encoding ketol-acid reductoisomerase, with protein MTDPDNQFTQPVYHESDADRRHLEDKTVAVLGYGSQGHAHAQNLADSGVDVVVGLRENSSSRDAAEADGLRVETPVDAASDADVVSVLVPDTVQPEVFEAIEPELEAGDTLQLAHGFNVHYGQVEPPERVDVTMVAPKSPGHLVRRNYEAGQGTPALLAVYQNATGEARQEGLAYADAIGCARAGVVETTFREETETDLFGEQAVLCGGVAELTKAGYETLVDAGYSPEMAYFECLNELKLIVDLMYEDGLTAMWDSVSDTAEYGGLTRGEAVIDESVRENMEAVLEQVQNGEFAREWIAENQANRPAYRQRRNAEQNHEVEAVGERLRQLFAWADEETAQETQHEQEVSADD; from the coding sequence ATGACAGACCCAGACAACCAGTTCACGCAGCCAGTGTACCACGAATCGGACGCAGACCGACGCCACCTCGAGGACAAGACCGTTGCCGTCCTCGGCTACGGCAGCCAGGGCCACGCCCACGCGCAGAACCTCGCGGACAGCGGTGTCGACGTCGTCGTCGGCCTGCGAGAGAACTCCTCGTCGCGCGACGCGGCGGAAGCCGACGGCCTTCGCGTCGAGACGCCCGTGGACGCAGCCAGCGACGCGGACGTCGTGTCCGTACTGGTGCCGGACACCGTCCAGCCGGAGGTGTTCGAGGCCATCGAGCCCGAACTCGAGGCGGGTGACACGCTCCAGCTCGCGCACGGGTTCAACGTCCACTACGGGCAGGTCGAGCCGCCCGAGCGCGTCGACGTGACGATGGTCGCGCCGAAGTCCCCCGGCCACCTCGTGCGCCGGAACTACGAGGCCGGTCAGGGGACGCCGGCACTCCTCGCGGTCTACCAGAACGCCACCGGGGAGGCGCGCCAGGAAGGGCTGGCGTACGCCGACGCCATCGGCTGCGCCCGCGCGGGCGTCGTGGAGACGACGTTCCGCGAGGAGACGGAGACCGACCTGTTCGGCGAGCAGGCCGTCCTGTGTGGTGGCGTCGCCGAACTCACGAAGGCAGGCTACGAAACGCTCGTGGACGCGGGCTACAGCCCGGAGATGGCGTACTTCGAGTGCCTGAACGAACTCAAACTCATCGTCGACCTCATGTACGAGGATGGGCTGACCGCGATGTGGGACTCCGTCTCCGACACCGCGGAGTACGGTGGCCTCACGCGCGGCGAGGCGGTCATCGACGAGTCCGTCCGTGAGAACATGGAGGCGGTCTTAGAGCAGGTGCAGAACGGCGAGTTCGCCCGCGAGTGGATCGCCGAGAACCAGGCGAACCGGCCGGCCTACCGCCAGCGCCGGAACGCCGAGCAGAACCACGAGGTCGAGGCGGTCGGCGAACGCCTCCGGCAGCTGTTCGCGTGGGCCGACGAGGAGACCGCACAGGAGACCCAGCACGAGCAGGAGGTGTCCGCCGATGACTGA
- the ilvN gene encoding acetolactate synthase small subunit, producing MSERGAARDDEPRTQNLPGPAPEERQQPNGRRNAQGIRIDPEAEAEHSPRRTVISALVEHEPGVLARISGLFSRRQFNIESLTVANSQNDDWARVTVVVEEPDPGIDQLEKQLEKVVPVIHVRELEADAVTRELVVVKVDADRPHEVHAITEMYSGKTLDAGPRTITVELTGDEQKIDDAIDAYSQFRIREIARTGQTALARGETKTAVVPDYLK from the coding sequence ATGAGCGAGCGAGGGGCCGCACGCGACGACGAACCGCGGACGCAGAACCTGCCGGGGCCGGCGCCCGAAGAGCGCCAGCAACCGAACGGACGGCGGAACGCCCAGGGCATCCGAATCGACCCGGAGGCGGAGGCCGAACACTCGCCGCGACGCACCGTCATCTCGGCGCTCGTGGAGCACGAACCGGGCGTGCTGGCGCGCATCTCCGGGCTGTTCAGCCGACGCCAGTTCAACATCGAGTCGCTGACCGTCGCGAACAGCCAGAACGACGACTGGGCGCGTGTCACGGTCGTCGTCGAGGAGCCCGACCCCGGAATCGACCAGCTCGAGAAGCAACTGGAGAAGGTCGTGCCCGTGATCCACGTCCGGGAACTCGAAGCCGACGCCGTGACCCGGGAGCTCGTGGTGGTGAAAGTCGACGCCGACCGCCCCCACGAAGTCCACGCGATCACGGAGATGTACAGCGGGAAGACCCTCGACGCAGGGCCGCGGACGATCACGGTCGAGTTGACCGGTGACGAACAGAAGATCGACGACGCCATCGACGCCTACAGCCAGTTCCGCATCCGAGAAATCGCGCGAACCGGCCAGACGGCGCTGGCGCGCGGCGAGACCAAGACAGCAGTCGTTCCTGACTACCTCAAATGA
- the ilvB gene encoding biosynthetic-type acetolactate synthase large subunit, producing the protein MTDQGAVPEFDGTERPSEATPDANAPTPPSDASDEEHEQEVESPTEGAEREVESPTEGAEREVESPTEGAKRASTGADAVVAALEAAGVETVFGVQGGAIMPVYDALYDVDGVSHVTMAHEQGAAHAADAYGAVTGNPGVCMATSGPGATNLVTGVADADMDSEPVVALTGQVPSDLVGNDAFQETDTVGVTTPVTKSTTFASHVDEVGDDVSTAFALAASGRQGPTLVDLPKDVTTAETAVDPSEPSVPDTVSVQERADERAVDAAATVIAAADRPLILAGGGVVKGDATDEVRAFAKNHEIPVATTMPGIGAFPENHDLALEMAGMHGTGYANMAVTMTDCLLAVGTRFDDRLTGGVDSFAPDATVVHVDIDPAELSKNVEADHPLVGDAATVVDQLDDALERSPTTTDWVAQCADWKAEYPMDYAVPAADSGDGAPDASAFPEDEPVKPQFVVETVDAATADDTVVTTGVGQHQMWACQYWTYTEPRTWVSSHGLGTMGYGLPSAIGARLAADDDQSVVCFDGDGSFMMTCQELVVAARENLDITVFVLNNEAIGMVRQWQDAFFDGRRMASEYSWVPEFDRVAEAFGVDGFRIEAYDDVPDVVEDALAVDGPSVVDVYIDPTEDVYPMVPSGGDNGQFALTEDHL; encoded by the coding sequence TCGAGTCCCCCACCGAGGGAGCAGAGCGGGAGGTCGAGTCCCCCACCGAGGGAGCAGAGCGGGAGGTCGAGTCCCCCACCGAGGGAGCAAAGCGAGCCTCGACCGGCGCCGACGCCGTCGTCGCGGCGCTGGAGGCGGCGGGCGTCGAGACGGTGTTCGGCGTGCAGGGCGGCGCCATCATGCCAGTCTACGATGCGCTGTACGACGTTGATGGCGTTTCGCACGTGACGATGGCCCACGAGCAGGGCGCGGCCCACGCCGCCGATGCCTACGGCGCCGTCACCGGCAATCCGGGCGTCTGCATGGCGACGTCCGGCCCCGGCGCAACGAACCTCGTGACAGGCGTCGCGGACGCCGACATGGACTCCGAACCGGTCGTCGCGCTCACCGGCCAGGTTCCCTCGGATCTGGTCGGGAACGACGCCTTCCAGGAGACTGACACGGTCGGCGTGACGACGCCCGTGACGAAGTCCACCACGTTCGCGTCGCACGTGGACGAGGTCGGCGACGACGTCTCGACGGCGTTCGCGCTCGCGGCCAGCGGCCGTCAGGGCCCGACGCTCGTCGACCTGCCGAAGGACGTGACGACCGCGGAGACGGCAGTCGACCCGAGCGAACCGTCAGTTCCCGACACGGTCTCTGTGCAAGAGCGAGCGGACGAAAGAGCCGTCGACGCGGCGGCGACGGTCATCGCCGCTGCCGACCGGCCGCTGATTCTCGCGGGCGGTGGCGTCGTGAAGGGCGACGCCACCGACGAGGTGCGGGCGTTCGCGAAGAACCACGAGATTCCGGTCGCGACGACGATGCCGGGTATCGGCGCGTTCCCGGAGAACCACGACCTCGCCCTGGAGATGGCGGGGATGCACGGCACCGGGTACGCGAACATGGCGGTGACGATGACCGACTGCCTGCTCGCGGTCGGTACGCGCTTCGACGACCGGTTGACCGGCGGCGTGGACTCGTTCGCGCCGGACGCGACGGTCGTCCACGTCGACATCGATCCGGCCGAATTGTCCAAGAACGTCGAGGCCGACCACCCCCTGGTCGGGGACGCAGCGACGGTCGTCGACCAACTCGACGACGCGTTGGAACGGTCCCCGACCACCACCGACTGGGTCGCGCAGTGCGCCGACTGGAAGGCCGAGTATCCGATGGACTACGCCGTCCCGGCCGCAGACAGCGGCGACGGCGCGCCCGACGCGTCGGCATTCCCCGAGGACGAGCCGGTGAAACCCCAGTTCGTCGTCGAAACCGTGGACGCCGCGACTGCTGACGACACCGTCGTCACGACCGGTGTCGGCCAGCACCAGATGTGGGCGTGCCAGTACTGGACGTACACCGAACCCCGGACGTGGGTGTCGAGCCACGGCCTCGGCACGATGGGGTACGGGCTACCGTCGGCCATCGGCGCCCGACTCGCCGCCGACGACGACCAGTCCGTCGTCTGCTTCGACGGGGACGGGTCCTTCATGATGACCTGCCAGGAGCTGGTGGTCGCTGCGCGCGAGAACCTCGACATCACCGTGTTCGTGCTGAACAACGAGGCCATCGGGATGGTCCGGCAGTGGCAGGACGCGTTCTTCGACGGTCGACGGATGGCGTCGGAGTACTCCTGGGTGCCCGAGTTCGACCGAGTGGCGGAGGCATTCGGCGTGGACGGCTTCCGCATCGAGGCGTACGACGACGTTCCCGACGTCGTGGAGGACGCACTGGCCGTCGACGGGCCGAGCGTGGTGGACGTCTACATCGACCCGACCGAGGACGTCTACCCGATGGTGCCCTCGGGCGGCGACAACGGCCAGTTCGCGCTCACGGAGGACCACCTATGA